From Pseudomonas fluorescens:
TTCTTCAATCGCCGCCAACGTGTTTTGCCAGATCAACAGGGGGTCCTGTTCGGAAAACCCGGCCTGGGGATGGCTGATGCTCAGTGGCCGCGAACCGCGCGCAATCACCTGGCCAAGTTCATTGACCAGCACCGCCTTGGCGTTGCTGGTGCCTTCATCCAGCGCCAGGATCAGCGGAGTGTTGTTGTTCATGGGATTCACCGCAACCGAGTGGCAGCCGCCACGATCCCAGCCGCATCAATGTTATGCAAGGCGCGCGTCGGTTCGCGGGCGCCGGCGGCGGCGTATTCACCATCGCCAATGCCCAGGCGGATCAAGGGAATACCCAATGCAGCTTCGGCCAGCACTTCGGCGACCAGGCTGCCGACGCCGCCGTTGATATTGTGCTCTTCCACACTGATCACCGCGCGCGTGCCGCGCAAGGCGCTGAGCAGTACATCGCGCTGCAAGGGCCGGATCGACGACAGGTTGATCACCTGCGCCTGGATGCCCTGTTCCGCCAGCAATGCGGCCGCATCTACCGCTTCATGCACCACCGAGCCCAAGGCCACGATGCTCACATCCGCGCCTTGGCGCAGGATATCCACCTGCCCAGGCACGAATTGGTAGTCGCCCTCGTGCACATCCGGCAGGGCCTTACCATCGAGCCGGATATACACCGGGCCGTGATAGCGCAGCGCGTAATCGACGATCTGACGGCATTCACGCGCATCCGCCGGGGCGAAAATCTGCACATTGCCAAAGCCGCGCATCACCGAGATATCGTCGAGGCTGTGGTGGGTGCTGGCCAGCGGGCCGTAACTGGTGCCGGCATTGAGGCCGAACATCTTGACGTTGGCCTGGTTGTAGCAGACGTCGACCTTGATCTGCTCATTGGCGCGGGAAATCAGGAATGGCGCCGCATTGCAGGTGGCGGCGATCTTGCCGCCCAGGGCCAGGCCCGCAGCGACGCTGACCAGGGACTGTTCGGCAATGCCGACGTTAATCAGACGCTCGGGAAAGCGCTGGGCAAACGGGCCGATCTTGGCCGTAGAGGTGGAGTCACTGACCACCGGCACCACGTCCAGCCCGGCATCGACGGCGGCAATAAACGCGTCCACCATGACGCTCGCCAAATGTTCACTCGCCATGGTTCAACTCCTCCAGTGCCGCGTTGATTTCATCACCCTTGGGCACGCGGTGGTGCCATTCGGGACGGGCTTCGATAAACGACACGCCCTTGCCTTTGATGGTGTGGGCGATCAGCACCTGGGGCGCGCCGGTCTTGGTCTGCATGGTTTCCAGGGCCTCGATCAATTGGCCCACATCGTTACCGTCGCACTCGCTGACGCTGAAGCCGAAGGCGGCCCATTTCACGTCCAGCGGGTCCAGCGGCATGATCTCGGCGGTCAACCCCGCCAGTTGCAGCTTGTTCTTGTCGACGATCACAAACAGGTTATCCAGACCGTACTTGGCCGCCGCCATCGCCGCCTCCCAGTTGGAGCCTTCGGCCAGCTCACCGTCGCCGGTCAGCACATAGATGCGTTTTTTGCTGCCGGACATTTTCGCCGCCAACGCCAGGCCCACGGCCACCGGCAGACCATGCCCAAGCGCGCCGGTATTGAGTTCGATGCCGGGGGTTTTCTGCCGTACGGGGTGGCCGGGCAAGTGGGAATTGAAGTGCTGGTAGGTCGGCAGCCACTCAGTGGGGATGTAGCCTGCCTGCGCCAGGCAGCAGTACAAACCGCCCACGCCATGGCCTTTGCTCTGGATATAGATATCCCGCTCCGGGTCTTCGGTACGTTCCGGGCCGGTGTTGAGGATGCGGAAATACAGGGTGGCCAGGATGTCGGTCTCCGACAAGTCAGCCCCGGTGTGACCGCCGGCCGGTGAGTCGGCATTCAGGCGGATCACATGGCGACGGATCAGGCGGGCCTGTTCCTTGATCTGGTGGGCGTCGTACTGGAAGGCATTCATGCAGCGGCTCCTTTGAGGCTGACCACGCGGGGTGAAAGTGTCCAAAGCTGTTTTGAATATTTATTCAGCAGTGACAATATATTTCTATTTAGACGCCGAACGCTCAGCAGGTCAAGTGAGCGACCGGCGAAAAAATGAAATAAACCCCGGAAACAGCCCTCGGACAAACGGCCAAAATCCCACGCGGGCTTATCTATCCCGTGGCTTTGTGGCGTGTGAAAGTGCCAGCCTAGAGGCACACATGAAAAATTAAGCGCTTGACTTTGACACGGTGTCACTGGAATCTGAATTAACAGTCAGGCACGCATAAATATTCAAGACGCCTGAAAGCACTCCAAAAAAAATAAATCAGGAGAACACTGTGGACGCCAAAGCTATTGTCCAGCATCCGGCCGAACTCAAGCCGCCACCCCGCCCACGTCTGGTGAAACTGCTGCCCAGCAACATCGGCGGCCCGCTGATCGGCCTGGTGCTGTTGGTGCTGGTCTTCTCCTTCAGCTCTGAATTCTTCTTTTCGTTGCGCAATGGCCTGAACATCCTCGATCAGGTCACCGTACTGGGCATCCTGGCGATTGGCATGACGGCGGTGATCGTGATCGGCGGCATCGACCTGTCGGTCGGCTCGGTGCTGGCCTTTTCAATGATGATGCTCGGCTGGCTGTATCAGGATCAGGCCGTGCCGCTGGGCTTCGCGATTCCGATCTCGATTGCCAGCGGAATGCTCGCCGGGTTGGTGTCCGGTGGGTTGATCACCTACGCCAAGCTGCCGCCCTTTATTGCCACGCTCACCATGATGTCGGTAGCCCGTGGCCTGGCAAATATCCTCACCGAAGGCCGGCAGATCGTCGGCTACCCGGACTGGTTCACCAGCCTGGCCACGGTGCGCCACTTTGGTTTCCTCTCGGCCACCGTGGGGCTGTTCCTGGTGATGCTGGTGGTGGCCTGGGTGTTCCTGCGCTTTCGTGCCGGTGGCCGCAACCTCTACGCCATGGGCGGCAGCCCGGAAGTCGCGCGGCTGTCGGGCATCAAGGTGCGTGCGATTACTTTGTGGGTGTACGCCATCAGCGGTGCCCTCGCCGGTATCGCCGCCGTGACCCTCGCCGCACGCCTTGATTCTTCGCAACCGAGTGCCGGGCTGAGCCTGGAACTGGACGCCATCGCCGCCGTGGTGATTGGCGGCGCCAGCCTCAGTGGCGGCGTCGGCAGCATCGGCGGCACCCTCGTCGGCGTGTTGATCATTGGCGTGCTGCGCAATGGCCTCAACCTGCTGGGTGTTTCGCCCTTCATTCAACAAGTGGTGATCGGTGTGGTCAT
This genomic window contains:
- a CDS encoding ABC transporter permease — protein: MDAKAIVQHPAELKPPPRPRLVKLLPSNIGGPLIGLVLLVLVFSFSSEFFFSLRNGLNILDQVTVLGILAIGMTAVIVIGGIDLSVGSVLAFSMMMLGWLYQDQAVPLGFAIPISIASGMLAGLVSGGLITYAKLPPFIATLTMMSVARGLANILTEGRQIVGYPDWFTSLATVRHFGFLSATVGLFLVMLVVAWVFLRFRAGGRNLYAMGGSPEVARLSGIKVRAITLWVYAISGALAGIAAVTLAARLDSSQPSAGLSLELDAIAAVVIGGASLSGGVGSIGGTLVGVLIIGVLRNGLNLLGVSPFIQQVVIGVVIALAVTIDTLRRRSSTAR
- a CDS encoding transketolase encodes the protein MNAFQYDAHQIKEQARLIRRHVIRLNADSPAGGHTGADLSETDILATLYFRILNTGPERTEDPERDIYIQSKGHGVGGLYCCLAQAGYIPTEWLPTYQHFNSHLPGHPVRQKTPGIELNTGALGHGLPVAVGLALAAKMSGSKKRIYVLTGDGELAEGSNWEAAMAAAKYGLDNLFVIVDKNKLQLAGLTAEIMPLDPLDVKWAAFGFSVSECDGNDVGQLIEALETMQTKTGAPQVLIAHTIKGKGVSFIEARPEWHHRVPKGDEINAALEELNHGE
- a CDS encoding transketolase family protein; translated protein: MASEHLASVMVDAFIAAVDAGLDVVPVVSDSTSTAKIGPFAQRFPERLINVGIAEQSLVSVAAGLALGGKIAATCNAAPFLISRANEQIKVDVCYNQANVKMFGLNAGTSYGPLASTHHSLDDISVMRGFGNVQIFAPADARECRQIVDYALRYHGPVYIRLDGKALPDVHEGDYQFVPGQVDILRQGADVSIVALGSVVHEAVDAAALLAEQGIQAQVINLSSIRPLQRDVLLSALRGTRAVISVEEHNINGGVGSLVAEVLAEAALGIPLIRLGIGDGEYAAAGAREPTRALHNIDAAGIVAAATRLR